One window of Chlamydiales bacterium genomic DNA carries:
- a CDS encoding peptidylprolyl isomerase: MACLFFNVTSIQAGEQPVKFTEPTKPIAFQEGKTYEAVIHTTKGDITCELNYKAAPLSATNFIQLAQGGFYNGLTFHRVVPNFVVQGGDPKGTGSGGPGYTIPAEIGLQHTQGALAWARLPDQANPQKRSSGSQFYITLEKVPYLDGEYSVFGKTIAGMDVVKKIQQGDKINSIDIIIK; the protein is encoded by the coding sequence CCCGTGAAATTTACAGAACCCACTAAGCCGATCGCCTTTCAAGAAGGCAAGACCTACGAAGCCGTGATTCATACAACAAAGGGAGACATCACATGCGAGCTTAATTACAAAGCCGCTCCTCTCTCTGCTACCAACTTCATCCAACTCGCACAAGGCGGCTTCTACAACGGCCTCACCTTCCACCGTGTGGTTCCCAACTTCGTCGTTCAAGGTGGAGATCCAAAAGGAACAGGCTCTGGCGGCCCAGGATACACCATCCCCGCAGAGATCGGCCTTCAGCATACGCAAGGAGCACTCGCTTGGGCGCGCCTTCCAGACCAAGCTAATCCACAAAAAAGATCTAGCGGCTCCCAGTTCTACATCACCCTTGAAAAGGTGCCCTACCTAGATGGCGAGTACTCTGTCTTTGGAAAAACAATTGCCGGCATGGATGTTGTCAAAAAGATCCAGCAGGGCGACAAGATCAACAGCATCGACATCATCATCAAGTAA